One part of the Raphanus sativus cultivar WK10039 chromosome 7, ASM80110v3, whole genome shotgun sequence genome encodes these proteins:
- the LOC108814551 gene encoding transcription factor bHLH96, whose amino-acid sequence MALEAIVYPQDPFSYNSYKDLQSHDLYFQQEEDRDPLETKNNIKLGQEQRQGFASISYNGKSGDNNDDYNYNDQEDLQWPRDDLPYGSIVDTENQPPPLVLAMGEGRRKRRRTKSSKNKEEIENQRMTHIAVERNRRKQMNEYLAVLRSLMPPSYAQRGDQASVVGGAINYLKELEHHLQSMEPPVNTPAIGEAGGGPGDHKTVAASSSGPFLDFFAFPQYSRRPSSSLVAEGTAEIEVTMVESHASVKILAKKRPKQLLKLVASIQSLRLTVLHLNVTTRDDSVLYSISLKVEEGSQLNTVEDIAAAVNQILRRIEEDSSFS is encoded by the exons ATGGCCTTAGAGGCTATTGTTTACCCACAAGATCCATTCTCCTACAACTCTTACAAAGATCTTCAGTCTCACGACTTATAttttcaacaagaagaagatcgagATCCCCTAGAAACCAAGAACAACATTAAGCTAGGGCAAGAACAAAGACAAGGGTTTGCGAGTATTAGTTATAACGGTAAAAGCGGAGATAACAATGATGATTATAACTACAACGATCAGGAGGATCTTCAATGGCCACGAGACGACCTTCCTTATGGATCTATCGTCGACACCGAGAACCAGCCTCCACCGTTGGTTTTAGCGATGGGAGAAGGGAGGAGAAAGAGGAGGAGGACGAAGAGTAGCAAGAACAAGGAAGAGATCGAGAACCAGAGGATGACTCACATCGCCGTCGAGAGAAACCGTCGGAAACAAATGAATGAGTACCTCGCCGTTCTCCGTTCTCTCATGCCACCTTCTTATGCTCAAAGG GGAGATCAAGCGTCGGTAGTAGGCGGAGCCATTAACTACTTAAAGGAGCTTGAGCATCATTTACAATCAATGGAACCTCCGGTAAACACCCCTGCCATAGGAGAAGCCGGAGGCGGCCCCGGCGACCATAAAACCGTTGCTGCCAGCTCATCTGGACCATTCTTAGATTTCTTCGCTTTTCCACAATACTCGAGAAGGCCTTCCTCGTCGTTGGTGGCTGAAGGAACGGCGGAGATAGAGGTGACGATGGTGGAGAGCCATGCAAGTGTGAAGATACTTGCGAAGAAGAGACCAAAACAGCTTCTTAAACTCGTGGCGTCGATACAGAGCTTAAGGCTTACTGTTCTTCATCTCAATGTTACAACTCGTGACGACTCCGTCCTCTATTCCATCAGTCTAAAG GTTGAAGAAGGGAGCCAATTGAATACAGTGGAAGATATTGCAGCAGCTGTGAATCAAATCCTAAGGAGGATCGAAGAAGACTCATCCTTTAGCTAA